In the genome of Chiloscyllium plagiosum isolate BGI_BamShark_2017 chromosome 22, ASM401019v2, whole genome shotgun sequence, one region contains:
- the LOC122560978 gene encoding calcium homeostasis modulator protein 3-like, which yields MDRFISIFRHFQSNSESVMNGICGILALASVRIYSSFQFVCPCLPIYNTIYGIGVMFIPPIILFLCGVIVNKHSLLMLEEWLRPEGQRTKNPTLLRYMFLAVVQRAAIAPVVWLVVALLDGKCILCAFSTSVDPGPFVNVSSWPRGDLLILLSKVPCKDLTDDQLQHNLSFPRRAVYRYLRSVSQALGWTILLVLILTAFLSRCLKPCSKYATHLQSRYWSNYIDIEQKVFEEACCEHARGFAHHYVIQFFDSMQDGFQTDCHANHVRWAEGDPLHGITNKEQLDKLLTEWFNTKPPLNIRPVNQYRVNTDTGTSRSSPQPQHQPTAPHSIVKHTVL from the exons ATGGATCGTTTCATCAGCATCTTCCGCCACTTCCAATCCAACTCGGAGTCAGTGATGAATGGGATTTGTGGGATCCTGGCATTGGCAAGTGTACGGATCTACAGCTCTTTTCAATTTGTCTGTCCGTGTTTGCCCATCTACAACACAATCTATGGGATTGGGGTCATGTTTATACCACCCATCATCCTCTTCCTCTGTGGTGTTATTGTCAACAAACACTCGCTGTTGATGCTGGAGGAATGGCTGCGGCCGGAGGGCCAGAGGACCAAGAACCCAACGTTACTGCGTTACATGTTCCTCGCCGTGGTCCAGAGAGCAGCCATTGCTCCTGTGGTCTGGCTGGTCGTTGCCTTGTTGGACGGCAAATGCATTCTCTGTGCTTTCAGTACCTCAGTGGATCCTGGTCCATTTGTCAACGTAAGCAGCTGGCCTAGAGGAGATCTGCTGATCCTTCTGTCCAAAGTGCCCTGCAAGGACCTCACAGATGACCAGCTTCAACACAACCTCAGCTTCCCCAGGAGAGCGGTTTACAGGTACCTCCGCTCGGTATCCCAG GCTCTCGGCTGGACCATCCTCCTGGTTCTGATCCTGACTGCGTTCCTCTCTCGCTGCCTCAAGCCCTGTTCCAAATACGCCACCCACCTGCAGAGCAGGTACTGGAGCAATTACATCGACATCGAGCAGAAGGTGTTTGAAGAGGCTTGTTGTGAACACGCTCGAGGGTTTGCTCATCACTATGTCATCCAGTTTTTCGACAGCATGCAGGATGGATTCCAGACAGATTGCCATGCTAACCATGTGAGATGGGCTGAGGGAGACCCACTTCATGGCATCACAAACAAGGAGCAACTTGATAAACTCCTGACAGAGTGGTTCAACACTAAACCCCCACTGAATATCAGGCCTGTCAATCAGTACCGAGTGAATACTGACACAGGTACAAGCAGGAGTTCACCACAGCCTCAGCACCAACCCACAGCCCCACACAGCATTGTCAAACACACTGTGCTATAG
- the LOC122560979 gene encoding calcium homeostasis modulator protein 1-like gives MDKFRMIFQFLQSNQESFLNGLCGILALASAQIYSAFDFNCPCLPGYNLLYGLGLMSVPPLVLFLLGFVLNNNVSVLAEECRRPEGLRAKEPGVLRYMFCSMAQRALIAPLIWLSVTLLDGKCFICAFSESLEPRRLGLNLSGALPAQPQLRRLLATVPCPDMFPQQTALSREGATRYLRCLSQALGWCFILMMTFLAFLVRAMRPCFTQVAFLKTKYWSHYIDIERKLFEEMCTEHAKGFAKVCIQQFFEGFQDEMVRGYSHYQMPRLHDIETGEEQEKLFGITDSANMNKLLRNWHKCKPPLNVNTGVKEDVHQNGDVNPVPNKCPQPRRENIVFYSKV, from the exons ATGGATAAATTCCGGATGATTTTCCAGTTCCTGCAGTCTAACCAGGAGTCCTTCCTGAATGGCTTGTGTGGGATTCTCGCCCTGGCCAGTGCTCAGATTTATTCCGCCTTTGACTTTAACTGTCCGTGCCTGCCCGGCTATAACCTGCTGTACGGCCTGGGTCTGATGTCGGTGCCGCCTCTGGTGCTCTTCCTCCTGGGCTTCGTGTTAAACAACAACGTGTCGGTGCTGGCGGAGGAGTGCAGGAGGCCGGAGGGACTGCGGGCCAAGGAGCCGGGGGTTCTCCGCTACATGTTCTGCTCAATGGCCCAGAGAGCGCTCATTGCTCCCCTCATCTGGCTCAGTGTCACCCTCCTGGACGGAAAGTGCTTCATCTGCGCCTTCAGTGAGAgcctggagcctcggaggctggGGCTCAATCTGTCCGGAGCTCTCCCGGCTCAGCCCCAGCTCCGCCGCCTTCTCGCCACCGTGCCCTGTCCTGACATGTTCCCCCAGCAAACTGCCCTGTCCCGGGAGGGAGCAACCCGCTACCTGCGCTGCCTGTCCCAG GCTCTAGGTTGGTGCTTTATTTTGATGATGACTTTCTTGGCTTTCCTGGTGAGAGCAATGCGACCTTGCTTCACCCAAGTTGCCTTCCTGAAGACAAAATATTGGTCCCATTACATTGATATTGAGCGCAAGCTGTTCGAGGAAATGTGCACAGAACATGCCAAGGGTTTCGCCAAGGTCTGTATCCAGCAGTTTTTTGAGGGGTTTCAGGATGAGATGGTCAGAGGTTACAGTCACTATCAGATGCCAAGGCTCCATGATATCGAAACTGGTGAAGAGCAGGAGAAGCTCTTTGGTATCACTGACAGTGCGAATATGAATAAACTACTGAGGAACTGGCACAAGTGCAAACCACCATTAAATGTGAACACGGGTGTGAAGGAGGATGTCCATCAGAATGGTGATGTGAACCCGGTCCCCAATAAGTGTCCTCAGCCACGCAGGGAGAACATTGTCTTCTATAGCAAGGTCTGA